The Cellulosimicrobium sp. ES-005 genome segment TGCCCGGCATGATCCAGCCCCGCGGCGTGCTGCTCGTCGTGCGCGAGCACGACGGCGTGCTGCTCCAGGCGTCGGCGAACGTCGCGCGGCACCTGGGCGTCCCGGCCGAGGAGCTGGTCGGCCGACCGCTCGCCGACGCGCTGGGCGCGGAACCGGCACGCCGCGTGCTCGACCACGCCGTGAACGTCGGCGACCTCGCGACGCGCAACCCCGTGACGCTGGACCTCGACCGCTGGGACGGGGCGCCCGTCGCCGTGGACGCCGTGCTCCACCGGCCCCCGCTGCCCGTGGACGCGGCCGAGACCGAGCCGGTGCTCGTCGTCGAGCTCGAGACGGCCGCGGGCGCGCGCCCCCTCACGTTCCCGAACACCTACCTCGCCGTGCGGCACGCGCTGCGCGACCTGGAGCGTGCCGCGACCCTCGACGAGCTGTACGACGACGCCGCCCGGCACGTGCGCGAGCTCACCGGGTTCGACCGCGTGATGATCTACCGCTTCGACGCCGCGTACAACGGCGAGGTGGTGGCCGAGGCGCGCCGCGAGGACCTCAACGCGTTCCTCGGGCTGCACTACCCGGCGTCGGACATCCCGCCGCAGGCCCGGGCGCTGTACGAGAAGAACTGGATCCGGCTCATCGCGGACGTGGACTACGCGCCCCAGCCGATCGTGCCGGCGCTCCTGCCGACCACGGGCGCGCCGCTCGACCTCACGTACTCCACGCTGCGCAGCGTCTCGCCGATCCACCTCGAGTACCTGCGCAACATGGGCGTGCGCGCGTCGATGTCGATCTCGCTCCTGCGGGAGGGCCGGCTGTGGGGGCTCATCGCGTGCCACCACTACGCCGGACCGCACGAGCCGCCGTACGAGGTCCGCACGGCTGCCGAGTTCCTCGGATCGGCGCTCTCGGTCCGGCTCGTCGCGCAGGCCGAGGACGAGCGCGAGGCCGAGGTGCGGCGCGCGGAGGGCGTCCTCGCCCATCTCGCCGCCGACAGCCGCGACGAGAGCGTCCCGATCGGCACCGCGCTGACCCGCTCGGGCTGGCTGCGGCGCCTCGTCCGGGCCGACGGTGCGGTCGTCGTCGCGGAGGGCGGCCTCATCAAGGTCGGCAGCACGCCCGACGAGGACGGGTGCCGCGCGCTCGTCGCCTGGGTGCTCGGCCACGGCGAGGACCTCGTCGCGACCGAGGCGCTGGGCCGCGACGCGCCGGACGTCGCGGCGCTCGCGCCCGACGTCGCGGGAGTGATGGGCATCGTGCTCCCCGAGGGGCAGGTCGTCGTGTGGGTGCGCGACGAGGTGCTGCGGCACGTCGACTGGGGCGGCGACCCGTACAACAAGGCGATCGCGCAACGCGAGGGCGCGACGGTCCGGCTGAGCCCGCGCAAGTCCTTCGAGCGCTGGCGCGAGGTCGTGCGCGGCCACAGCGCGCCGTGGACGGCGGACCAGACCGACGTCGCGACGTCGCTGCGGGGCCACCTGGTGGAGGCGCTGTACCTGCGCGGACGCAAGGCCGTGCGCGCGACGGAGGAGCTGCAGCGCAGCCTCCTGCCGGCGCTGCTCCCGGACGTCCCGGGCTGGACGCTCCAGTCGCGCTACGAGTCCGCCGGCACCGGCCTGGTCGGCGGCGACTGGTACGACGCCCTCGTGCTCCCGTCGGGCCGCCTCGCGCTCGTCGTCGGCGACGTCACGGGCCACGGTCTCCAGGCCGCCGCGACGATGGGCCAGCTCGGCACGACGCTGCGCGCCGCGCTCGTGAGCTCGGGCTCGGCGGTCGAGGCCGTGGCACGGCTGGGCGAGGTCGCCCGCTGGACCCTGCCGGGCGAGGTCGCGACGCTCGCGGTCGCCCTCCTGGACCCGGCGAGCGGCGTCGTCGAGCACGTGTCCGTGGGGCACCCGCCCCTGCTCGTCGTCGGGCCGGACGGCACGACGACGTGGGCCGAGCGCGCGAGCGTCCCCCCGCTGGGG includes the following:
- a CDS encoding SpoIIE family protein phosphatase, which translates into the protein MTRTVDEPELLAPGEAVDLDNCAREPIHVPGMIQPRGVLLVVREHDGVLLQASANVARHLGVPAEELVGRPLADALGAEPARRVLDHAVNVGDLATRNPVTLDLDRWDGAPVAVDAVLHRPPLPVDAAETEPVLVVELETAAGARPLTFPNTYLAVRHALRDLERAATLDELYDDAARHVRELTGFDRVMIYRFDAAYNGEVVAEARREDLNAFLGLHYPASDIPPQARALYEKNWIRLIADVDYAPQPIVPALLPTTGAPLDLTYSTLRSVSPIHLEYLRNMGVRASMSISLLREGRLWGLIACHHYAGPHEPPYEVRTAAEFLGSALSVRLVAQAEDEREAEVRRAEGVLAHLAADSRDESVPIGTALTRSGWLRRLVRADGAVVVAEGGLIKVGSTPDEDGCRALVAWVLGHGEDLVATEALGRDAPDVAALAPDVAGVMGIVLPEGQVVVWVRDEVLRHVDWGGDPYNKAIAQREGATVRLSPRKSFERWREVVRGHSAPWTADQTDVATSLRGHLVEALYLRGRKAVRATEELQRSLLPALLPDVPGWTLQSRYESAGTGLVGGDWYDALVLPSGRLALVVGDVTGHGLQAAATMGQLGTTLRAALVSSGSAVEAVARLGEVARWTLPGEVATLAVALLDPASGVVEHVSVGHPPLLVVGPDGTTTWAERASVPPLGIVDRVPTAHVLQVPRGGALVLYSDGLVERRGESIRDGLDRLAAVFAAGPDADVDGIVTAARDPRSADDATLLLVRRDA